From a single Nakaseomyces glabratus chromosome F, complete sequence genomic region:
- the ERG12 gene encoding mevalonate kinase (CAGL0F03861g~Ortholog(s) have mevalonate kinase activity and role in ergosterol biosynthetic process, farnesyl diphosphate biosynthetic process, mevalonate pathway, isopentenyl diphosphate biosynthetic process, mevalonate pathway) — protein sequence MTVERDLPFLVSAPGKVILFGEHSAVYNEPAVAASVSSLRTYLLVSPAGSNAEDSIELSFPDIGFDHVWKRKELEPVLRETALLQAAREDTKNLNEELVGLLNVILEPLKESLHYHAAFCFLYLFCTLCPSATNIKFSVKSTLPIGAGLGSSAAISVSLAMAMLRLGGKLVTGESLSGEDKALINEWAFIGEKCIHGTPSGIDNAVATYGNAVLFKRSADGTTDFEFLDKFHELKIPMVLTYTRIPRSTKVLVSSVRDLSNKYPKVIQDHVIKAMGELALESVDILNSGIGGNDSNYERLLDLVNINHGLLVAIGVSHPGLEIIRNLSITNSIGATKLTGAGGGGCAFTVLNKDVPQTEVDKFKEELSKKHGYLSFTSELGGAGSCMTPTLVAEQYNLVAPLFENTENNKEELDKTLLPATATNSLFWIH from the coding sequence ATGACTGTAGAGCGGGACTTGCCATTTCTGGTCTCTGCTCCTGGTAAAGTTATTCTGTTTGGAGAGCATTCCGCGGTTTATAATGAGCCTGCTGTTGCTGCAAGTGTCTCATCTTTAAGAACTTATTTGTTGGTCTCGCCAGCAGGTTCTAATGCTGAGGACTCAATTGAGCTAAGTTTCCCGGACATTGGATTTGACCACGTATGGAAGCGCAAGGAGCTGGAGCCGGTTTTGCGTGAGACTGCGTTGTTGCAAGCCGCTCGTGAAGATACGAAGAACCTAAATGAGGAGTTAGTGGGCCTGCTGAATGTTATTCTGGAACCACTGAAGGAGTCTTTGCATTATCATGCTGCTTTTTGCTTCCTGTACTTGTTTTGTACACTATGCCCATCTGCAACTAACATCAAATTCTCAGTTAAATCAACGTTGCCGATCGGAGCAGGGCTGGGATCAAGTGCAGCTATATCCGTGTCTTTGGCCATGGCCATGCTTAGATTGGGTGGTAAGCTAGTTACTGGGGAGAGTTTGTCAGGGGAGGATAAAGCACTTATTAATGAGTGGGCATTCATTGGTGAAAAATGTATACACGGTACTCCATCGGGTATAGACAATGCGGTAGCCACTTACGGTAATGCAGTACTATTCAAGAGAAGTGCCGATGGTACCACGGACTTCGAATTTTTGGATAAGTTTCATGAGCTCAAGATCCCAATGGTACTCACGTATACTAGAATTCCAAGATCCACCAAAGTATTGGTCTCTTCAGTACGAGActtatcaaataaatatcCGAAGGTCATTCAAGATCATGTCATAAAAGCAATGGGAGAGCTCGCTTTGGAAAGTGTAGATATATTGAATAGTGGCATTGGTGGAAATGACAGCAATTATGAAAGACTTCTAGACCTTGTCAATATTAATCACGGTCTATTAGTAGCCATTGGGGTTTCACATCCTGGGTTGGAAATTATTAGGAATCTATCCATAACAAACAGTATTGGTGCTACCAAACTAACTGGAGCAGGCGGTGGTGGTTGTGCTTTCACCGTTCTAAATAAAGACGTTCCACAAACAGAGGTGgacaaattcaaagaagaattgTCTAAGAAACACGGCTACCTATCTTTCACATCAGAGCTTGGCGGTGCTGGTTCATGTATGACGCCAACGCTAGTAGCAGAGCAATATAACCTAGTCGCACCGCTGTTCGAAAATactgaaaataataaggaAGAACTGGATAAGACCTTGCTTCCTGCTACAGCAACAAATTCACTGTTCTGGATCCATTAG